One genomic segment of Microbacterium maritypicum includes these proteins:
- the ccsB gene encoding c-type cytochrome biogenesis protein CcsB, giving the protein MLELNVISPVLLWTAIAIYAAAFVAYAFDLARRSQATADAQNVRESVLVGAGGASTTASAPASGSGTAPQRFVMARIGTSLTVLGFLFHLAAAITRGIAAGRVPWANLYEFAMMGTLLIIAVFLVVLTRIDLRFLGTFITGLVVVLLGLGATNFYVDVSPLMDPLKSVWLVIHVFVASLATAFFALAFALSVIQLMQSRRERLLGENATKTGPGFLRTFPNAVRLESLAYMFTIIGFILWTFTLIAGSIWAYYAWSRFWGFDVKETWTFVIWVIYAGYIHARATRGWRGNPSAWLAIVGFSAVIFNFTIVNVFFKGLHAYSGLS; this is encoded by the coding sequence ATGCTCGAGCTCAACGTGATCTCGCCTGTTCTGCTCTGGACGGCGATCGCGATCTATGCGGCGGCCTTCGTTGCCTACGCCTTCGATCTCGCACGGCGCTCGCAGGCGACAGCCGACGCGCAGAACGTCCGCGAGTCGGTGCTCGTCGGAGCGGGTGGCGCAAGCACCACCGCATCCGCACCCGCGTCTGGTTCCGGTACCGCCCCGCAGCGATTCGTGATGGCCCGGATCGGCACCTCGCTCACCGTGCTCGGGTTCCTCTTCCACCTCGCCGCTGCGATCACCCGTGGCATCGCGGCCGGACGAGTCCCGTGGGCCAACCTGTACGAGTTCGCCATGATGGGCACGCTGCTCATCATCGCGGTGTTCCTTGTCGTGCTCACCCGCATCGACCTGCGGTTCCTCGGCACGTTCATCACGGGCCTCGTCGTAGTGCTGCTCGGCCTCGGGGCGACCAACTTCTACGTCGACGTCTCACCGCTGATGGACCCGCTGAAGAGCGTGTGGCTCGTCATCCACGTGTTCGTGGCCTCGCTCGCGACCGCGTTCTTCGCTCTCGCGTTCGCGCTCTCGGTGATCCAGCTCATGCAGTCGCGCCGCGAGCGACTCCTCGGCGAGAACGCCACGAAGACCGGTCCCGGCTTCCTCCGCACCTTCCCGAACGCGGTGCGCCTGGAGAGCCTGGCGTACATGTTCACGATCATCGGCTTCATCCTCTGGACCTTCACGCTCATCGCCGGGTCCATCTGGGCCTACTACGCCTGGAGCCGCTTCTGGGGCTTCGACGTGAAGGAGACCTGGACCTTCGTGATCTGGGTCATCTACGCCGGATACATCCACGCCCGCGCGACCCGCGGCTGGCGCGGCAACCCCTCGGCGTGGCTGGCGATCGTCGGATTCTCGGCCGT